Proteins co-encoded in one Flavobacteriaceae bacterium MAR_2009_75 genomic window:
- a CDS encoding glycine/D-amino acid oxidase-like deaminating enzyme, which translates to MATFAGMLDYLVVGLGLAGISFCERLEEKNKAFKVISDASHTSSIVAGGLYNPVILKRFTLAWKADEQLQLAKEFYQTLEVKLGVRLDYPVPVYRRFNSIEEQNLWFESTDKPKLTRFLSPQIHPNKNFSVDAPLGYGEVLHTGRIDTKKMVEGYRGHMVKKDLLISETFDYNQLAIKEGFLQYNNLRAKRIVFAEGYGMMKNPYFNHLPMKGNKGEYLIIGASELKIDFALKSSVFAIPLGNDIYKVGANYDWKDKTNEPTEKTRFQLAKKWESFVKCDYEIINQLAGVRPTVSDRRPLVGQHPEHKNLFVLNGFGSRGVLIAPYASGQLLSYIEDDIPLDADLDINRFKK; encoded by the coding sequence TGAGGAAAAAAACAAAGCGTTTAAGGTAATTAGTGATGCTTCACATACCTCTTCAATAGTTGCAGGCGGGTTGTATAACCCAGTAATACTAAAACGCTTTACTTTAGCGTGGAAAGCTGACGAGCAATTGCAATTGGCAAAAGAATTTTACCAAACTTTAGAGGTGAAATTGGGAGTGCGGTTAGATTATCCGGTTCCGGTATACCGACGTTTTAATTCCATTGAAGAACAAAATTTATGGTTTGAATCTACCGACAAACCAAAACTCACAAGATTTCTTTCCCCGCAGATTCATCCGAATAAAAATTTTAGTGTAGATGCTCCTTTGGGTTACGGCGAGGTACTGCATACAGGGCGAATCGATACCAAAAAAATGGTTGAAGGCTATAGAGGGCATATGGTCAAAAAAGACTTATTAATTTCTGAAACTTTTGATTATAATCAGCTTGCAATCAAAGAAGGTTTTCTTCAATACAACAATTTAAGGGCTAAAAGGATTGTTTTTGCGGAAGGCTACGGAATGATGAAAAATCCCTATTTCAACCACTTGCCCATGAAAGGTAATAAGGGGGAGTATTTAATTATCGGCGCCTCCGAACTGAAAATTGATTTTGCGCTTAAGTCATCGGTTTTTGCAATTCCCCTAGGTAATGATATATATAAGGTAGGGGCCAATTATGACTGGAAGGATAAAACCAACGAACCTACAGAAAAAACAAGATTTCAGTTGGCGAAAAAATGGGAATCGTTTGTGAAATGCGATTACGAAATAATAAATCAGTTAGCTGGGGTAAGACCCACTGTAAGTGATAGAAGGCCATTGGTGGGTCAACATCCTGAACATAAAAACTTATTTGTGCTTAATGGTTTTGGTTCAAGGGGCGTGCTAATTGCACCATATGCATCGGGCCAGTTGTTGAGCTATATCGAAGATGATATACCATTAGATGCAGACCTGGATATAAATCGTTTTAAGAAATAA